Sequence from the Methanomassiliicoccales archaeon genome:
TGGATACCTTTTCCTCCAGACCATCCGGAGATATACGGAACGGCCTCGCTCTCTAGGTAAGAGATCAGCTTTCTGGCCTCGACCTTTAGCACATTCCAATCTTTTTGGTCGAAATCGAATACCAGCTCATTTGGCAAGATCGTTCTGGCGATGATGAGTTGGGTCTGGTTGCCTATAATGGGCATCCAGCGTCCTCTCAGGTCCGGCGAATATTGGACCATGATGGGGCTCTTGAACTTGGTCGAAAGATGGCCGAGCTCGTTTAGCCAAATCTGTTGGTCCTTGATCACTTTGGCGTTTAGATTATCATCAATAGGGGGAAGGTCGGTCATGTTAAACCTCCCATTGCGATCATGCGACGGGCCTCCGGGCTCCCCCATCGATAATACTTCCAAAAGAATCCGTCAAACTCATTCGACGGTAGATGGGTTATGAACTCAACGAGCTCGTCTTGGTCTTTAGCCCAACCGTAGGCTACCCAACAGTAGCTATACCCGTTCGGTACGACTTGAAGATTGTTTCTTTTCTTGGTTGTGCATCCTTCCCTTTCTGACATGATTGAACCTCCTTTTTGAAAGAATTTGTTCGCCTTCCTGTTCCGCTTTTTTTCTACCCTCCACAGAGCCGTTTTTATACACAAAACTCCTGGACTTTTTCTCCATTTTCAGGCGGCTTTCGACGGTCTTTCCATCGCAGTATGGCATTGATCACCGCAATAGCAAAACCAGAGGTCAAAGGCAAGTTGTTTCACCCCTCGAGCTCGTGTTGTCGATGATCTTCATAGGATCACCGCAAAAGCGATCCCAATTCCCAAAACCGCCCCTCCGCAGCCGAACAACAACCGCAATCGTCTTCCGATTCCGGTGACTCCGAGCAGCAACATCATACCGGCGCTTGTGGTCGCCATCGCTGATAGGATGACAAGAGCGAATCCGGCCGGGCCGGTCGAGCCGAGGAAGATGTCGGGAAGTGGCATTATTGCTCATTCCTCTTCTTTTCCTCTTCCTTTTCCTCATCCCCATCATCTTGGAGTTTGTACAATTTCACTCGGCGAAAATATGAATGTCGAACGAGGGCCAGATGTGGGTCCGTCTGTTTCGGGATACCCGACAGGGTTAGGTCTGGACCGAGTCCCAATTGTGATTCCAAGTCGGTTTGGCACTTTGAGGAACAATAAATCGGAATGAAATCCCTCGAATTCACCGTGATTGAAAACTTTTTCAAGCATCCTGGACACTTGCGGGTTAGCTCAATCGAGGTCATTGTGCCACCGCCTTTATCTGGTTCTCCGTCGCCTCTGCTCGTATTCCCTGCACCACAAAAACCCGTGCCAGGGTTCTTGGAGGCAGGTCTTTCCTTTGCGCCACCCGATTAAGCTTTTCAATGTCCTCCGGGTCGAGGCTTATCGTATACGGCACCTTTGCCATAGACATTAGAAACTGTTATAATCTAGATAAATTATTAGCAATATCTTGATAACAATAAATTGATAACAAAGTTGGTGAAAAATCATGTCCAGTATTCTTCTTAGCCCGAAAGAAAAGAAATTTCTTGAAGAAGCAAAGTATAGATACAATTTACCTGCGACTCCAAGTGAAAGAGTATTCATTTCAAGGCTGGATAAAAAAATAGAAACGAATCTTCCATCCTCCATTATTGATTTCTTGGTAGATCTGAGTCTCGTATCCAATTATTATTCCTATAAAAATCCTGAGATCAAGAATGAAATGATAGAAAGTATGGTGCAAATTTTTTATCCCACTTATGTGGCGAGCATGATACAAAACTGGATGCCAAAAGATGCTAAAATGGAATTATTGAGGATTCTTATGGAGCAGAATGACCCCCGAGAGATTATGGGTGTCTTCACAAGATACCTTAATGATTGTGAGTTTCATGACTTTGAAGACCCGGAAAGGGAGATTCTGGTCCTCGAAGATGATAAGAATAAGATTGTCTCTGAGATGATGGATTTCATTAACTTAACATCGGACAAGGATTGTATTTACAGAGATGAAAGACCACTCTATACTCATGATCGAGAAAGAATCAATGTAATGTATTTTGTGTCAAAAGAAGCTAGAAAAAAACTTGCCCTAATTAACTCAGATTCATATTCAGGCGAGATCAAATATGCTCCAATCGAGATTCGTAATGCTCTCGGCAAACGATTCGGAGTAACAATAATATTTAGAGTCAATTGGATAAAAGCGGTATTGATATCACTATTCAATGTTGATCTGGATGGCAGCAGGTGGTGGGATGAATTGGAAAGGGGAAGGTTCGGAATAATAAGACGTGGAAGATTTCTAGAATATCAAACAGTAGTAAGAAGTGAGAAGGACATTATCAGCAGAATTTTCAGGGTAATCTCTGATTTATGCAACAACGGCATCGAAATAGGGTCACCGAAGTTAATGTTTCAATATACGGTTATTAAACCGGATTTTAATACCGCTCAGTTCTTCGTTGGTAGGGGAAGACCAATTAAGACGATAGGAGGAAAAGAAATAATTCCATATGATGAAAAAAACCCATTCCAAATTAGATTGGAGAAGGAGATAAAACGGGCAATCGAGGCATTAAATGAACAAGGAATTATAAAACGTAAACGTGGAATCAAACCGAACTATTTCATACCCACAGATTCACTAAAGGCGATTAGAGATTCGGGTGTTTTTCATAAATCTCCCGATGACGTCACAGAAAAAAATGTTGCATTATTGCCAGGAGAGTTGATGATAACCTTTGATCACCTTATTCAGGAAATTGATATCAAAGAATGAAATTACCCTTTCTTAATGAATACCTGGCCTTTTTCACCCTCATAGAATAGGATGTGGTCACCGTCATTAATGCCCATCAGATCGGCCGCATCTTTTACCAAGCTGATCCGCAACTTGGAACTGACCTTCGATGACCCAAGGAATTTCATTTCTGACTTGGTTTCGGGCATAATACCTATATTGGAGATAATGGAGAAATATACATATATCCTTTCCCCCTATATTGTCGCAATCTCCAATATAGGAGATAACATGAGGTAATGACATGGATTGGAAAAACAATGATTGGCCTATCTATTGCGAGACTAGCCTGGTATTGGAGCTCGACGTTGAGCATGATCAAGAGGACCTGGAAAAGCTGAAAGAGGAATTGAAGCAAGGCATTCTCGCTTGGGCCAGGGAAAAGAAGCGGAACGAGCATGTAATGAGGGTTAGGGATATTGTCATGAAAGAGACGGTCAGGGATGACTATGGCGTGATCCAGAGCCATATCGAGACCGTGAACGCTAGAGCGAACAATATTGATAACATAGCAAAACCGAATCGGCAGGAATTCAACCCCTTAGTCAATATCAAGGTCGAGATTGGCCGAACTGTCCCCGATTCGGTGGCCAATGAGATCATGGAAGAAATGGACCAGGAGCGGGAGATCATCCACAGTATCCTTGAAACCGTCAAGGTCGAACGGGTCGAAATCAATTAGGAAACAATAAAGCTGGTTTGGACGGTTTCTAGAACGTCCGGACCTTTCTTTTCTCTGAAAATGTCAAAGGTGACCCGGCCGTTTGCACGACCGGCCGGATCGGGGGTTCAATCCCAATAGTATAATATAAATCGTTATTATTAAATGTATCACATTAACACATCTTCACTCGATTGCTTAGATCGATAATGGACTTTAATCAAGATATGTGCAACGATTTGAGAATTGCTATTCTGGCTGCAATAGATGTTCTGTGGACAAGTCTTGCATTTGTCCGAAATGCAGGTAAATAGGCCATAACAGCTAGGGACAGTGACGGGGACTGGCCCCCGTCCTGTCCATGGGGTACGAATGGTCTGAACCGCTGGCATGATTTGGTAATGTGTTTCAGGTTAATAATAATGATGTTAGCTTAACAATGGAAGTGAATAAAAGGAAAAGATTTGGTGTCACCTTCTCAAAGGATTGATTAGGTACTGGAAAGATAAACACGGATCATGCCACTTGTGACAGCTGTCCCAAATGGAGTGCTCACCTTAAGACTGTAGGATGTGGTCTCTCCCGGCGCCAACGAGACATCCTGAGTTTGTCGATATGTGTTCTGACCTTCAGTAATGTCCACATGAATGTTCTTCGATCCGATCGCATCTCCAGTATTGGTCACTTTGACTGTTACTGTTGTTGCCCCCAGGACGCTTTGGGAATATGTTGAACTCACTACCTGCAGATTCGGCTTGGGACCGATCAAAGCAGATCCCCCATCGTTCCCTCCGGGTCGCACTGCGAGAACGACCAACAGAATGACGATAATAATTGCGACTATAGCTATTACGCCGATTATCAGGCCTCTTTTTCTCTTCGGTTTAGGGGCCGGTTGTTGATAATACTGTGGCGGCATTTGTTGATATCCAGGTGGCGGCTGTTGATATGTAGGTTGTTGCGGTTGCTGCTGATATGGACCTTGGTTTGGTTGGTTTAATTCCTCGTTCCCCATTTAGATCTCCGACGATTCTAGTCGGTCATATATCCTAAAACTATGTTCAAAATTATCAATTGTGAAACGATTCTTCGATGTATCTAACGTTACATAATACTCTATTTTGTAACATTATCTTCATTCCATAAGACCTGGGTTATATACTAACTCAGTTTGTTTGTATCGTTATGTTACATTATTAATACTGTTTGTAACAATATCTACCTGGGAAGTACAGACAATGAGAGAGGGAATGCGATCAAAGGATGATGCTCTGAACGACCTCGAGCTCGATACTTTGTTGAAGGCGGCAGACCCGGACGATCCAAGGGAGGCTTTGATTATCCTTCTCGCCGGTGATCTCGGACTCAGGGAGGGGGAGATCTCCGCTTTGAGGTCCTCTTGGATCAACTTCCAACGTGGACACATCATCATACCCTCGAAAAGCGAACAGGGATGGACTCCTAAGCGTCCTGACAGCGCTAGGACCATTCCGGCCTTGAAGATGTCTCCGAGAGCGTGGGAAGCGGTAAGAACGTACTTCACGGCCCATCCCTCGCTCGATATGACCCGCATGACGGTCTATCGGATAGTGCAGAAGGTCGCATTGAGGTCAGAGCTCAAGAGGAAGATCTATCCCCATTCATTGAGGGCGACAGCAGCGACACGACTTGCTTACAAGATCACTAACCCGGTCATCCTTTGCGATCTGTTCGGTTGGAAGCAGCTCAAGATGGCCGAGTATTACATCCGGAGAGCAGGGGGAAGGGCCGAGCTCGAACTTGATAAGATACTTTGAACTCACATTGCATTCATAATGGCATTCTCCTGCAATTGAGCCATGGACCTGACCCAATCTGTGTTTAATGCATAGCTACCAGAATAATATTCGAGTTGATTCATACAAACTACATTGTTTTCTCTAAAAAGAATCGAGTATACATGAGGCTGGGATGAAGTAGACGACGCTTGATACATGTCATCCCCCAGTCCGCTATTAGTAATATGGGCCATTGGAACGCTCGAACTGGATGAGACGGTGGTTGAAACGAAGTTTTTAGCATCATCTATACTGTAGAAAACGATGGCTGCGGATCCAAACATAGCTCCGCTCGAAGATTGTTGAGAGTACCCATTATGATATGTTACGATAGATGAACTTCTTGCCGATACCACACTAGGCATGGATGCGGTTGACTCGTAAGTCCACCCAGATGGCATCATACCGGCATTCGCTGTAAAACTGCTTGATGAATTTGTCAACAAAGTCGTGTTATCAGCTGAACCTTTGTTCGTAGGCGAAAGAACAACCAATGCAACAATGACCAGAACAACGGCAATCGCCACTACCGACACACCAATAACAACTTTTCGACTTCTCTTCTTGACCGAGGGTTCTGAAATATAGGGCTGTTTCGGTTGAGTTTGCACCGGTTGGCTGCTCGAATCTACTGTTGATTGGATTTTCTTTCCACACTTGGGACAAAACGTAGATTCCATTTCAAAGGAAGATCCGCAATCTGAACAGAATTTTCTAGGAATCTGATCTGTATTCTCCATATCTCCACCACGACGCCTGAAAACGGCGTAATATGTGGGAGTTTGTGCAAGAGCTTAATGGTTGGCCTTGGTCTTGAAATGTGATAATGAAATGGAAATCATACTGTCTCATCGTTCATCATTCATTTCTTTCCCTTCATCAATTGACTTCAATACACTTCAAAGGATTGCGTGAGAGCCGTATACGAAAACTATCTTCTCTCCATTAATCTTCCAACGACCTTTGATATCGCCCTTTGCCTCGACTTTTACGATGTTCTCAGCCCCGCATTCAGGGCAGGGTATCTCTTCCCATTCTCTGCTCATGATCACCCGGACCAGGCATCATATCTAATCCGTTGCTTTGAGAGATGAGTGAAAGTGCCGTCCCTATACCATATAGGCGGCGCTTTAAAACGTAAAACATTACCGACCCAGTCTGATATCCTCGTTTTTTCTGGTTAAGTAACTATTGGTTGGAATAGTGTTGTCCTGTTTCCCATATAAAGGCGGCGCAGAATATGGAATAGAATATCAATCCAGACTGGGACCTCCATATTCACTTGATAAATACTTACCCTAATATCAAACGGATCGGGTTTCCAATCCTCTATCATATAGGGAGGCTGCCAATTGCCAAAGAACTATAGCCAGACATCAAGAACGGATGGAAGAAGTATATTAGTTTGAGCTGACCGTTTTAAAAAGGGGTATGGAAACAGGGACCGCCTCGAACGTCATTATCATTGACTGGCTAGGGTTAGGTAGTGGATGGTAAAGGGGCCGGAATAGATTGGGATAACCTCGACCGGGGATCGGAGCAGGTCCTTGATATTATTGAATAATACATTAATAATCTGGAATAGGTTTTGATTAGTGATTAGGGCCACCATATATAGGGGCAGTTATTCGTTTCGGATCTAAAAGAAAGAATGTGGCCGGGCATGGTTGGGATGATCGGGAGCCGATGAATTGGTTTGGATCGTTCTTTTATTCTCTAAAATGTAGCCTGTACTATATATTGTGGCGCCTGTGCATTGTAAAATACAATTCCAGATTATTATGAATGATACAAAATAGACTATGATGGAACAACCTCGAAAGACAAAGTAAGACGAACATGAGTACTCATCATTATTGAAGTATTCTGATATAATATCAATAACACAAATATTTACATAACAACACTTATTCAAACCACAGGGGAAAGGATGTTTAGGAGAGCATGTTCAACTAATCGAGAATCAATTTATGGTGTTCATGGATTTTCAATTATTGGAGATAACTTACAAGCCAATACCATTGGATCTGGATTTACTATAGCTCCGGGTATCATAGTAACGGCTGGTCATTTAGTCCATCTTGATAGCGATGCGAAGAAGAGCATCCAAACGAGTTTTGATGTGATTAGGTCTCCTGATATTGGGCAAGGGACTGAAAAGGCAGAATTTATTGCCGAAGATTCAGAGTATGATATAGCCTTGCTAAAGATTGTTAATCCAAGATCGGCTAAATTTCTTACTTTGGAACCTAATAAAATACAGACTGGTACGAATTGCGGCTCTCTAGGATTTCCACTATGTTCTTTTGACAATAATGGATTCCACCTTGTCGAACGTTTTCAAGGATCTTATGTTTCCTGCTATTCTCAAGGGATTTCACCAAAGGGGAAACCTGTTTATCAATATGAAGTCGATTCGTTGATGTATAAAGGTTCGAGTGGATGCCCTGGTTTTCTAATGAGCGGGGTTGTTATTGGTATGCAGAGCAGCTACCAGATGAATCGGGAAGGGCAGGATGGCAAAATGTCACAACTAGCAATCTCGAACTGGGTACCATCGATGGAAATTATTAGGTGTGCTAAAGCTAATGGAATTAAAATTGGAAAACGGTAATTTATCCAGCATCGAATCAACTCGAATAAGACTCTGAATGATTGTTCGACTTCTTTTTTAATCCTTGGAGGTACTAAAGAATCACACAAGACCAGAACAGTTTCGTGCCGTTCTCCCTACTGTTCCTTGGAGCCAGCATCATTCCCGGAACAGTAGGAACAGTAA
This genomic interval carries:
- a CDS encoding site-specific integrase encodes the protein MRSKDDALNDLELDTLLKAADPDDPREALIILLAGDLGLREGEISALRSSWINFQRGHIIIPSKSEQGWTPKRPDSARTIPALKMSPRAWEAVRTYFTAHPSLDMTRMTVYRIVQKVALRSELKRKIYPHSLRATAATRLAYKITNPVILCDLFGWKQLKMAEYYIRRAGGRAELELDKIL
- a CDS encoding zinc ribbon domain-containing protein produces the protein MENTDQIPRKFCSDCGSSFEMESTFCPKCGKKIQSTVDSSSQPVQTQPKQPYISEPSVKKRSRKVVIGVSVVAIAVVLVIVALVVLSPTNKGSADNTTLLTNSSSSFTANAGMMPSGWTYESTASMPSVVSARSSSIVTYHNGYSQQSSSGAMFGSAAIVFYSIDDAKNFVSTTVSSSSSVPMAHITNSGLGDDMYQASSTSSQPHVYSILFRENNVVCMNQLEYYSGSYALNTDWVRSMAQLQENAIMNAM
- a CDS encoding serine protease, coding for MFRRACSTNRESIYGVHGFSIIGDNLQANTIGSGFTIAPGIIVTAGHLVHLDSDAKKSIQTSFDVIRSPDIGQGTEKAEFIAEDSEYDIALLKIVNPRSAKFLTLEPNKIQTGTNCGSLGFPLCSFDNNGFHLVERFQGSYVSCYSQGISPKGKPVYQYEVDSLMYKGSSGCPGFLMSGVVIGMQSSYQMNREGQDGKMSQLAISNWVPSMEIIRCAKANGIKIGKR